GGGAATCCCAGTCGCCCTCGGCGAAGGCGTAGGGGACGAACTGGGCGAAGATGCTCATGGTATGACGGCCCGCCGGCGCCACGCTCGGGTCGTGGGCGGTGTGGAAGTAGAGTTCCTCCCAGAGGCGCGGGGGCAACCGGCCGTCTCCGGCCATGGCGTGGTATTCGTGCCATTGCCGTGCGGTAAGCGGGAGGTTGACCTGGCCCCGGTGGTGGTCCTCGTCCGTTCCCGGCCGGCTGGTGAAATCCGGCAATTCGGCGAGGGCCATGTTGATCTTGACGGTCGCGCCGGTCTGGGGAACCGATTCCACGCGGTCCTTCCACGTCCCGTCGGCCGCGTCGCCGAGGAGTCGCAGCGTGACCCGGGGATCGGCGTTCGATACGACCGCCTTCGACCGTACGCGCTCGCCCCCCTCAAGTTCCACGCCCTCTCCGGGCAGGATGCGGGCGACGGGCACGCCCGCGGCCACCACGGCGCCGGAGTCGCGTGCAATGTCGCACAGTATGAAGGACACCACGCCCATTCCGCCCCGCACGTACCCCCACATGCCGGGCATGCCGGCCATGGTTCCCGTGGAGTGGAAAACGTGCACGGAGGCGGTCCCGGGCTCGTAGGGGCTGGCGTTCGTCCCGATCACACCCTGGCCGGTCAGGGCCATGCGCAGCCGCTCGTCTTCGAGGTACCGCTCGACGTATTCGACCATGGACCATTCGAAGAGCAGTCCGATGGCCTCCCGGTCGCCCTTGAGGCGTTCTTCGATCTGTTCCCGGGTCGGCGCCCGCCCGATCCAGATGTCGTCCTTTCCAGGCGGACGCAGGGCTTCCCGTATGCGCCGCATGGGCGCGTACATGGCCTCGAAGCCCCTCACGTCCCGGGGCGACAGGCGGCGGATCTCCTCCCGGCAGCGGTCGTCATCCTCCCACAACTGTACGCTCGATCCATCCTCGAAGGGTACGAACATGCCCGCTTCCGCCGGCGTCCATCGATAGCCGTAGCGTGCAAAATCCAATTCCTCGATCACCAGGGGATGGAGCAGGCCGGCGAGGTAGGCGCAGGGCGACACTCGGTATCCCGGCCAGGTCTCTTCGAGCGTGCAGGCGCCGCCCACGCGTTCCCTGGCTTCCAGGACCAGCACCCGCTTCCCGGCACGGGCGAGGTAGGCCGCGCAGGCCAGGCCATTGTGGCCGGCGCCCACGACGACCGCGTCCCAGTCGCGTCCCGCGAGCGAGGACACGGGTTCGGGCAGGCCGATAAGGCCCAGTGCGTCGCGGCAGGACCTGCCCGGCGCTGAAGCCGCCACGGATGGTGACGACGCGGACGAAGATGTCGCGGGCAAAGATGCCTCCGATCTGGCGGTACGTGTACGCATGCCGGTCATCCGCCGGCGTCCATCCTAAATCAGGTTCGGCAACAACGGGTGGTCCCGGTTTTCCAGCGGCAGGGCGATGCGGCTTTCCGCCAGGTGGGCGGCAAAGACGCCGTGGATCATCTCCAGTGCCCAGCGCCCGTCGTATCCGCTGTTCACCGGTCTGCGTCCGTCCCGCCTCGCCTCGAACACGTCGCGGACGATGGCGGCGTTGGCCGCCGCCTGAAGCGCGCTCATTGAAGGCTGCTCGGAAGGCTCAAGTTCCAGCGCTTCCGCGGTAACGTCGCGAACCGACGCGTCGTCGTCCGGATGCCAGACCGGGGATTCGTGGATCCTGATCTGCTGGGAACCTTCATGTACGGTCATGATGCCCTCCGAACCGTACACCCACATCCCGTACCTCCGGGGGTGAGGGGCCTGGTTGCGGCGCGTTTCGAAAGTGGCCGTCACGCCGTGACCGAAACCGTACATCGCGTGGATGGCGTCGCCCGCGATGAGACCCAGTTCTTCCGGACCCTCCACGGCGTCTTCCAGGGTCGCGGGCCGGCCGCCGGCCATGGTCACCGACGCCTGTACCCAGGCGGGGTTTCTGCCGAGGAGGAACCGTAGCATGTCGAAAAGGTGGGTGCCCAGCACCATAAGGTCCTCGCCGCCTCCGCGATGATCCTCCTTGCCGTTCATGCCGACGTGCAGAATATCCCCGATAGCGCCGTCGACGATCAGTTGACGGGCGTGCCACGCGGCCGTGTGCATGCGGCCCTGGTGGGCGATGCCCATCATCACCCCGGCCTTCTCGCAGGCTTCGATCATGGCGTCGGCCTCGGACAGCGTTCGGGCCATGGGCTTCTCGAGGAAGATGCACGCGCCCGCTTCCGCGACGGCCAGGGTCATTGCGGCGTGCTGGTCGAGCCAGCGGGGACAGATGCTGACGATATCGAACCACTCGTTGCGCAGCATCTCCCGGTAATCCGTATACAGGTTCCGCACGCCGAGCCGCCGGCCCGCTTCCCGCAGACCGTCCGGATCGTCGTCGGCCACGGCGATGATGTCCACGTCATCCATTTCGAGGTACACCGTGTCCAGGCCATGGCCGTAGTTGCCACGGCCGGTGCGTCCGATGACCCCCGCCCTGTATCGTCGGTCCATTCGATGCTCCTGCGGTATCAGCGCTCTTCCGGAAGCCTCTCCCGGTGGATCGCTCACGGAGCCGGCATCAACCAGCCCGCGATATTCAGGATCAGCAGCAACCCCAGTATGGCATAGTCACGCCAGACGAAGGGGAAAGCAAGGTACTCCGTTCTCCTGCCCCGCATGCCGAAACCCTTGGATTCCAGGGCCATGGAAAGCAGGTCGGTGTCCCTGATCGCGTACACGAATATGGGCACCAGCAGCGGCACGTACTTGTGGGCCCGCTGAAATACGTTCCCGCTCTTGAGATCGAGGCCCCGTGCCTGCTGGGCCTGGACGACCGTGCCGATACGCGTAAAAAACAGGGGAACGAGCCGAAAGGCAAGAGAGAGCGCGAAACTGACGGCGAAGGGCAGCCCGATGGCCCGGAGCCCATAGGCGAATTCCTCCACTTTCGTACAGGAAACGAAGACCATGCCGGAAACGAGCATCGCCTCGAGCCTGAATCCCATGGCGAACCCGAACCGTATGGACTCCGTCGAGAGCGTGAACAGTCCAAAGGACCAGAACGGATCGCCGACGCGTCTGAACAGCGACCAGGACACGACGCTGAACACGAGCACGGTAATCATGAGTGGCAGGATCCGGCGGAGGTTTCTGAACGCGCCGGCCGAACGGGCTAGCAACAGGACACCCGACAGGATGACCAGCTGGTACCAGGGCGACTGGAAGGCCACCGTGAGGATCAGCAACAGGGCCAGTCCCACGGTCTTCGTCGAGGGATGGAGCCGATGCAACAGGGAATCAGTGGGTATGTAGAGCACCATGGGCGGTCCGGTCCGCAGGCCTTGGGGCTGTACGGCCGGGAACTATTCCTCCACACGTTCCAGGCAGTCGGCAATCTCTTTGACGGAACGTGCCACGAGTCCGAATTCATAACCGAGACGGACGGCCTCGGGCGCTTCCAGGTACAGCGATTCCAGCAATTCGGGATTGCTGAAACACGTCCGCACGTCTCCGTCCTGGACGACGCGTCCGCCCGACATGATGACGCAACGGTCGGCGTATTCGGCGACGACCCACATGGAATGGGTAATCATGACCACGGTACGGCCGGATTCGTTGAGCCGCCGGACCAGGTTCAGTATGGCGACCTGGCCGTGGTAGTCCAGCCCGGTGGTCGGTTCATCCAAAACGAGGATCTCGGGGTCCGTGGCCAGCACCGACGCCACGGCAAGTTGCTGCCTTTCTCCCCGGGTCAGATTGAAGGGGTCCTCGAGATCCCGGCCGGACAGGTCGGTTTCGGCCAGTGCCGCGTCCACTTTCTCCCCGATTTTATCTTCGGAGAACCCGTAGTTCCGGGCGCCGAAGGCGACTTCGTCCCGCACGGTATTGGCGAAGATCTGATGGTCCGGATTCTGGAATACGTAACCGACGCGACGTCCCAGTTCGGGCAGGGTCCAGTCGGTGGTCGACTTGCCCAGGACCCGGACCTCGCCCTCCGTCGGGGCGTGCAGTCCGTTGAGATGCTTGGCGAGCGTGGTCTTGCCGCAGCCGTTCTGTCCCACCAGCGCGACGAATTCACCGGCCGCGATGTCCAGGCTGACCCCGTCCACGGCCGGCGGTGTTTCGCCGTATCTGAAGACCAGGTTTTCGATGTGCACGACAGACTGGCGCGGCTCACCCGGTGGCTCACCCGATGGTTCACCCGGTGATTCATGCGGCCGTTCGCTCCGGCGCGCGCCTTCCAGGCTTTCCCGGGCAGACTCCCTGACGCGCCATCCGGCCGAACGGATTCGGGCAGCCGCGTCCTGTATGGTCAGCGCATCCGTCTCCAGTCCCAGTTGGGACAGCAGCACGGTGGTCTGAAGCGGCCTGACGCCATGCCGTATCACATTCCGGGGATCGGCCAGGATCTCGCCGGGCGGCCCCTCCTGGACGATACGCCCCTCGTGCATCAACAGGATCCGGTCCGCGCTCAGGACGTGTTCGGTCTCGTGCTCCACCAGGATGATGCCCTCGATCTCGTTACGCAGGACCTGGGCGAGCTTGAAGATGGCTCGTTTTCCGACGGGATCCAGGTCGGTCGTCGGTTCGTCCATGACCACCACCGAGGGACTGCCCGCCAGCACCGAGGCGATGGCCAGCCGCTGCTTCTCGCCCCCCGACAGGCTGGCGGGGTCCCGCTGTTCGAAGCCCGACAGCCCGACCCGGTTCAGCGCCTGGTCGACGCGGCTTTTCATCTGATCGCGGTCCACGGCGAAGTTCTCGAGGGCGAAAGCCGTCTCGAGTTCCACGTTGGTGGAGAACAACTGCGCCTCGAAGTCCTGGAAGACCAGGCCGACGATTCGTGCCAGTTCGTAGACCTGCGGCCGTTCGGATTCCCGGTGGCCGGCTACCTGCAGGCTTCCGTCGAGCCTGCCCTTTGTAAAGGAGGGTATCAGCCCGTTCAGGCAGCGGCACAGGGTGGATTTGCCGGCGCCGGTCTCGCCGACGATTACCGTGAATTCACCGCGGGGATGATGGTAGTTGATCTGATCGAGCGCGGGCTTAGGGGCGTCGCGGTAGGTGAACGCGAGGTCGCTGAGCGTGAGGATCGGCTGGTTCAAGAGACTTGATTCATGGAGGGATTGCACCCTAATTTACAATGGATGAAGAACGCGAACAGGTTAGTGGTTAATCCTCCGTTTGTCAATTTTGGTTTATCCATCAATCGCATCTGCACAAAGGAAAAACGTTCAATTAGTTAATGTATAAGGTTGCCGTGCTCGTAAAGATGGATATGAATCTGGCCTCTTTTGAATATTCACAGTATAGTAAGTATACATTCCTAATAGTTTGTGTTAGACTATTTCAATAGTCAAAGACCGGATTCGCAAGTAATGTGTTAAGTACATTCGATCACGGTCCCGATCATGGAATCGATATGGTACGCTGCTCCATACTTGCCTCCATCTTGCTCCTCTCGGCCTGTTCCCTGGCGCCGAACCGGAACCTTCAGGTACTCGAATCGGTACCGGAAACGCCCGGCGCGTTTGCCGCCGGCGTAGCGGATTCCGGTGCATACCGGCCCCTGGCATGGTGGAAGTCATTTGAAGATCCGGTCCTCGACCGGGTCATCGAGGAGGTGCTCTCTTCGAATTTCGACCTGGCCGGAGCGGTCGCCCGGGTACAGCAGGCCCGGAGCCGGGCGGGTGTCGCCCGGGCTGCGGCGTTTCC
The window above is part of the Gemmatimonadota bacterium genome. Proteins encoded here:
- a CDS encoding NAD(P)/FAD-dependent oxidoreductase, which produces MRTRTARSEASLPATSSSASSPSVAASAPGRSCRDALGLIGLPEPVSSLAGRDWDAVVVGAGHNGLACAAYLARAGKRVLVLEARERVGGACTLEETWPGYRVSPCAYLAGLLHPLVIEELDFARYGYRWTPAEAGMFVPFEDGSSVQLWEDDDRCREEIRRLSPRDVRGFEAMYAPMRRIREALRPPGKDDIWIGRAPTREQIEERLKGDREAIGLLFEWSMVEYVERYLEDERLRMALTGQGVIGTNASPYEPGTASVHVFHSTGTMAGMPGMWGYVRGGMGVVSFILCDIARDSGAVVAAGVPVARILPGEGVELEGGERVRSKAVVSNADPRVTLRLLGDAADGTWKDRVESVPQTGATVKINMALAELPDFTSRPGTDEDHHRGQVNLPLTARQWHEYHAMAGDGRLPPRLWEELYFHTAHDPSVAPAGRHTMSIFAQFVPYAFAEGDWDSRREEVGRLALASLGRFCSNIPDAVLHMDVMGPPDIEMKVGLTGGHIFQGEILPAFMWDKRLEPRTPMPGVYLCGACTHPGGSVIAVNGRNAAMEVLGMYGDQ
- a CDS encoding energy-coupling factor transporter transmembrane protein EcfT gives rise to the protein MVLYIPTDSLLHRLHPSTKTVGLALLLILTVAFQSPWYQLVILSGVLLLARSAGAFRNLRRILPLMITVLVFSVVSWSLFRRVGDPFWSFGLFTLSTESIRFGFAMGFRLEAMLVSGMVFVSCTKVEEFAYGLRAIGLPFAVSFALSLAFRLVPLFFTRIGTVVQAQQARGLDLKSGNVFQRAHKYVPLLVPIFVYAIRDTDLLSMALESKGFGMRGRRTEYLAFPFVWRDYAILGLLLILNIAGWLMPAP
- a CDS encoding Gfo/Idh/MocA family oxidoreductase, whose protein sequence is MDRRYRAGVIGRTGRGNYGHGLDTVYLEMDDVDIIAVADDDPDGLREAGRRLGVRNLYTDYREMLRNEWFDIVSICPRWLDQHAAMTLAVAEAGACIFLEKPMARTLSEADAMIEACEKAGVMMGIAHQGRMHTAAWHARQLIVDGAIGDILHVGMNGKEDHRGGGEDLMVLGTHLFDMLRFLLGRNPAWVQASVTMAGGRPATLEDAVEGPEELGLIAGDAIHAMYGFGHGVTATFETRRNQAPHPRRYGMWVYGSEGIMTVHEGSQQIRIHESPVWHPDDDASVRDVTAEALELEPSEQPSMSALQAAANAAIVRDVFEARRDGRRPVNSGYDGRWALEMIHGVFAAHLAESRIALPLENRDHPLLPNLI
- a CDS encoding ABC transporter ATP-binding protein; the encoded protein is MNQPILTLSDLAFTYRDAPKPALDQINYHHPRGEFTVIVGETGAGKSTLCRCLNGLIPSFTKGRLDGSLQVAGHRESERPQVYELARIVGLVFQDFEAQLFSTNVELETAFALENFAVDRDQMKSRVDQALNRVGLSGFEQRDPASLSGGEKQRLAIASVLAGSPSVVVMDEPTTDLDPVGKRAIFKLAQVLRNEIEGIILVEHETEHVLSADRILLMHEGRIVQEGPPGEILADPRNVIRHGVRPLQTTVLLSQLGLETDALTIQDAAARIRSAGWRVRESARESLEGARRSERPHESPGEPSGEPPGEPRQSVVHIENLVFRYGETPPAVDGVSLDIAAGEFVALVGQNGCGKTTLAKHLNGLHAPTEGEVRVLGKSTTDWTLPELGRRVGYVFQNPDHQIFANTVRDEVAFGARNYGFSEDKIGEKVDAALAETDLSGRDLEDPFNLTRGERQQLAVASVLATDPEILVLDEPTTGLDYHGQVAILNLVRRLNESGRTVVMITHSMWVVAEYADRCVIMSGGRVVQDGDVRTCFSNPELLESLYLEAPEAVRLGYEFGLVARSVKEIADCLERVEE